A single window of Zea mays cultivar B73 chromosome 10, Zm-B73-REFERENCE-NAM-5.0, whole genome shotgun sequence DNA harbors:
- the LOC100383770 gene encoding uncharacterized LOC100383770: MLSVGTPGIAAGADSRADPAFAAMAADPASRAAFGAAAVALASDSGFDGLDVAWWFPASAVEMANFGFLVSEWRAAAPPGFLLTATVYFSNHVFDAPRPGVDYPSEAVARCLDWVNVVAFGLHPLAAGAANATAFDAPLYDRASHFSASYGVVSWIDAGVPASKVVMGLPLYARSWFLRNKANSGVGAPVVAAGPKQRGSNATGVMSYAEVQKIAAAGGGGRRAVTTTFDNASVASYLSIGDVWVAFDGAAVVAEKLAFAAQRGLLGYFLWPVNYDDANLAVSRSALDAWMKNEISSNLKNDTGLRQTQGPVRLPPALQSPAGTPGPAPAPTSGSRSWLPWTKLDAFLRFGCANSCVLLVVTSLIWSCIWDY; this comes from the exons ATGCTCTCCGTCGGCACCCCGGGCATTGCAGCAGGTGCGGATTCCCGGGCCGACCCAGCGTTCGCCGCCATGGCCGCGGACCCAGCGTCCCGCGCGGCGTTCGGTGCCGCGGCCGTCGCGCTCGCCAGCGACAGCGGCTTCGACGGGCTCGACGTCGCGTGGTGGTTCCCGGCGTCCGCCGTGGAGATGGCCAACTTCGGGTTCCTCGTCTCCGAGtggcgcgccgccgcgccgccggggTTCCTGCTCACCGCCACGGTCTACTTCTCCAACCACGTCTTTGACGCGCCGCGCCCGGGCGTGGACTACCCGTCCGAGGCCGTGGCGAGGTGCCTCGACTGGGTCAATGTGGTGGCGTTCGGACTCCACCCGCTTGCCGCGGGTGCGGCCAACGCCACGGCCTTCGACGCGCCGCTCTATGACAGGGCGTCCCACTTCTCGGCGAGCTACGGCGTCGTGTCTTGGATCGACGCCGGCGTGCCCGCGAGCAAGGTTGTCATGGGCCTCCCGCTCTACGCCCGCTCGTGGTTCCTacgcaacaaggccaacagcggCGTCGGGGCGCCGGTGGTCGCCGCGGGGCCGAAGCAGCGCGGGAGCAACGCCACCGGAGTTATGTCCTACGCCGAGGTCCAGAAAATCGCCGCTGCCGGCGGGGGCGGCCGGCGCGCGGTCACCACGACATTCGACAACGCGTCCGTAGCGTCCTACCTATCCATTGGTGACGTCTGGGTCGCCTTCGACGGTGCGGCGGTCGTGGCCGAGAAGCTCGCCTTCGCAGCGCAGCGTGGGCTCCTCGGCTACTTCCTATGGCCGGTGAACTACGACGACGCCAACCTCGCCGTCTCAAGAAGTG CATTGGATGCCTGGATGAAGAACGAGATTTCGTCGAATTTGAAGAACGATACCGGCCTCAGGCAGACACAGGGGCCGGTCCGGTTGCCGCCGGCTCTCCAGTCCCCTGCAGGAACGCCTGGACCGGCGCCCGCACCCACATCTGGGTCGCGCTCATGGCTGCCTTGGAC